tgAAAGCTGAGTTGGGTGCTCTCTCACCAGTTTCTTCTTGCAACATCTCCATTGCTggaagagaagtgtgtgtgtgtgtgtgtgtgtacacgtgcATGTAGGACAGACAGAACTCACTTTTACTTCCATTGTCAAGGTGGATGTAAGGCTTCCAGTGGCTAGAAATATCATGTGGGAAAGCAGATTTGCTGGCAAAGAATGCAGACCTAGTCTTTTATGGCCAGAAATGGCTGTATAATGACCAGGTTGCTGCTTCTGTGAAGTGAGGGACTGAGATTCTGTTGAAACAGTTTTTTGAATTAAGGGTCTGGTGCTGCATGCATGCAACACTTTTCTTGATTGACTCAGGTGTCCCTGGGTGGAAAGCTTCTCTCTTTCCTACTGCCAGGGTGCTCCATTTgcaagcacctcaaaaagtctgggtgcaaTTTTTCACACCTAGTTGACACTtgaggattactgaaatgtatgtgctttgaagccttgaagtatatgttaaggatagacaaagAGTAgcgtgttttgaaaactgaagtttggtaccaatattttttattgaaaacagcaaattaaacatgtattcacaatttctgttaaaaatgtgatattaacaatgtgtcacttatgtgaattgtgtattagttcatgcttatcaatATAATAACCAAAAAGTGTTGCTGACACACTCCTCCTGGCGACTAGACATATTTTTGGCATCCACAACTCAGGTCCCAGGAGCCActtggctcctagcttttataTCCCTTTTCTCTCTATCTAACACTGGTGAGGTTGTACAGTACCCTGGAATCAAACCAGTGTCCTCAAGCATGTATAACATAAGCTATAAGATGCATAAGCTATAAGACCCACTTAAGATGCAAGTATAGGACTGCTCTGCCTGAGGCTGTCTTCTCCTGGCCTTTTCCCCTGGGTAGAAGGTGCTTGGATAGATGGGCTTTATTCACTCTTTAATCATATATGATGTGCTCGGGTTTCCTGAtttccttcctctgctttctTTTCAGGTTGAGCCCAATGCCACCGTAATAGAGATAAAGAACCTCTTCACTAAGTCCCGTATGTATGGCGCATGTATCCTTGTGTGACTCCTACCTGAACACATGCATCAAAGCAGACCTCTTATTGGTTTTGCCCCTTGTCATTTCCTCACTCCTACAATGGGACTGGCCCTCGGAGGGAGGGAGTGTTGAAAGTGCTGAGCTGCTTGCTTCATGAGTAAAGCTTGCCTCCTGACACCCTCGTCATGCCATTTTAATAATATATTCCTAAAACTACTATTGTCATGCGTTTTCCCTTTAATTGAAAACAACTTCTGAAGGTTCTGATTCTGAACTTCCATTTTTATCTCTGTGGACTTTGGAGAAAGGAAGCTCTTTGCTTTTACccatgtttcttgtttcttgATTTGTTGTATTTCCGATGGTGCTGTAAGGCAGCTAAGCAACAGCAGCATACAAAATACAACAAAGTAGCAGTAAAAAATAGACTATTTTATTTTACCTGCTGCTGAAAATGGAGGAACTTTCTCGAGTCAGGAATGGGAAGAtctcctttctgaaaccctgggagGCAGGGCCAGTCATTGTACATACACAGGGCTGAGCCAGATGAAGCAATGTGcagctttctttcccccttttctctttgcagatcctcaGTGGTATCCAGCCCGGCAGTCTCTGCGACTGGATCCCAGTAAGTTGGTGTATTACAAAGCCTTCTGATATTTTTCATGCCTCACTTTTGCAGGTAGATTGTCTTAGCTAGGAAGTTATGGGGGAAGGAAGTGGGGCTGCTAAGACTACGTACACTGATAGAGTTACTAAGTCTTTAACCAGAGGATGCAGCAAACATGGGAATTTCTGGCCTTGGGAATTATTATGAGGGGCATACATGAAAGGCTATGTAATCCTGCAAGAAGCTGTCATTTCTTGGACATCCAGATTCATGGGTTTGGTGAGGCATAATTAAAGCATCCATCATCTCGCTTGGAGCCTCTTTGCCCCTCCCCAGTTATGGCTTCCTCTCTCAGAATGTTAGGCAGCCAGAGCTTCTCGGACATGTGACCAATGAAGTAGCCACTTTTGTTTGGTATCCCAGCCAAGGTGCCCATGGCAGTTGCATTgtgatttctcctttcttccagaGGGGAAGTCCCTAAAGGATGAAGACATCCTTCAGAACTTGCCGGTGGGCACCACAGCAACGCTGTATTTTCGAGACCTGGGAGCACAAATCAGCTGGGTGACCGTAAGTGCGCCTCTTCCTTCCCTACAACAACCACACGGCCTTCCCACGCCCTTGgtttttctccccttccctcatCCTGCCTTCTTCCTTTTAGGTCTTCCTCACGGAGTATGCTGGGCCCCTGCTCATTTACTTGCTCTTCTATTTCCGTGTGCCCTTCATCTACGGCCATAAGTATGACTTCACCTCCAGCAAGTATTCTGTTGTACAGTAAGTACCTACAGGCCAAGGTAGCCATCTTCCTGTGTGTTTAGCTTGTACTGGATTACTACGCGCTAGTTTTGCTGGGATCTGAGCCTGCACCAGGTCAATGGGTAGAATATGTGTCCCATCCCTCACCCGCCCACCCGCCTCCCTCTCAATCTGTCTCAAGAACAGGATACATGAAGGAACTTTTCATACTTAAAATCTGTCCTAGATTCCCTGCACTATTGTCAGCATTTCTTGAAACAGGGTTTGAGCTGGCAGGAAATAAAAGGATTATCTGTGGTTGTTGGGTGTAGATGGAGCATTACAGTGTTCCATAGCTTCCTTACGTATTGGTTCTTCTGGCAGGATTTTAGgtcaatggtttttttttagatCAATGTTTTTAGGTCAGTTGACCCGACTCTGCTAGTTTAAACCATTTGCTGCAGACTTCACAAAGGTCTCCAAGTAATCCTTCTGATCAAGGAACCCCAGAATGTGGAAGCTTAAAGCAGAATGCCAGGAGGACTTGCAGAGAACTGGTTATAATTGTGTTCACTGGTCTTGCTGTTGAAATGGGGGCAGAAGGGTCTTTTGCATTTCtctacaaggagaaggggacgacagaggatgagatggttggacagtgttctcgaagctacgaacatgagtttgaccaaactgcgggaggcagtggaagacaggagtgcctggtgtgctatggtccatggggtcacgaagagtcggacacgactaaatgactaaacaacaacaactagatttCACTGACTGCTACAATAGCCTCTTATTCTGCCtgctctgtttctcctttccaGCCTGGCCTGCATCTGCCACTCTTTCCACTACGTCAAGCGCCTCTTGGAGACCCTCTTTGTCCATAGGTTCTCCCATGGGACAATGCCCTTACGTAACATCTTTAAGGTGAGCAGTGCTGGGGATGAGGTTAAGGGAGGAGGatcaggaaggggcaagcaataGTGGAGGCAACCCTCAAAATTCCTTATTGTGGTTTTCAAGAAGTAAATGGTATTAGGCATCTTCCTAGGAATGAGGTGATGAGGTCTGGCTTCCTCCTCTGTTTGGGCCTTTCCCAGAGCGTGAAGTTTGCATATTCAGCACATCTCCATTTTGCTACAACTTCACTGGATAACTGTTTCTTAAtgtgtttgtttctttctctccagAACTGTACATATTATTGGGGTTTTGCTGCCTGGATGGCATACTACATCAATCACCCATTGTATACTCCACCAGGTGAGCCAAAAAATGAAAGGGAAGCTGTGGAATAGATTTTGGTGGTTGGTGCTGGACAAGGATCTCTAATGGCTTTTAAAACAGATGGATATTAATGGGGTTGATCTTTCTTGCCTTGTAATTTAGCAGAAGAATGTCTGGGAGGAAGTCTCAGGCTGTGTTCACACAAGTGACTGACAGCTCTTGGCATGGGAGATAATCTCCTGCACTCAGTTAGGTGCTAATTGGCCAACTTGACATATTAATAGGTGTATGATCATgaccaatccggcccgtgacgacccccgccgcccgctcttacggcgcgcagcgcggcagtgctcttctgggtcgggaaaaaagcgccgaaaatcctttgtgcgcatgcgtatgggcctctcccgacccggaagaggtcatttctggtgaactttcaggtcgggggaggcccatacgcatgcgcacaatggattttcggcgctttttccaccctggaagcgcgctgccgcgccagtaagcgcccgtgcgcatgcgctcccccgcccgccggcccgcacaggcacgcgctcccccgtcctctggcccgccgcgcgatcgtcgcggtgggaaccagcccaaacgccggtaaatctggggacccctgatcatgaCTATTATGTGACTCTTGTGTCCAGGAAATGCAAAAAGACGGGGGTGGTCCAGGTTCAAATTCCTCCCTCAGCTGTTAAATTCACCaaatgaccttgagccagtcacacaCTCTGCCCtaacattttctgttttgtcATCCCTTCAGCGTATGGACATGAACAAGTGAAATTGGCACTTATCATTTTTCTGGTAAGAACTTAAGGATGGAGTGTAATAGCCCCATGTGGAAttgaagtactgtagataaatataTATGTGTTAGAAAATGGGGCAGGAGCCGTGGGGCATGAGGCTGGAGGTGAACTTGGGGTGAAAGCTCAGTCATGCAGAGGCAAGCATATAAAGCAGAGGAGTTAATTTCTACAGAACACAGCTGTGAAACAGTCAGGGCTTCCTATTTACGTTGTGAGACCAGGCCCTATACAGAGTGGGGATTTTCAGTGCTGAATAAGTGCTGGATTTTGCACAAACTTCAATGGTTCCCCCCACGTAACAGAAAGTTGGTGTTGCATTGTGGAGTCATGGGGATAAAAAGAGCTTTGAGGGGTGTGGGGCAGATCAGATCAGTAATGGTCAGAACTCTGCTGTATGGGCTGAGGACTAAGATTGCCAGTGTTGACTGGAAAAAATGAGGTCTTGATAACTAGTGCCTGGGCTGATGAAGATAGAGGCTAGTTCCTCATTTTCCTATGGGTGCTACTGTGTTTAAAACCAAGCTGCCACCTTCTGGTTGTTGATGTTAGCACAGTCTACTCACTTGGCACTTGCCAGAGAATGAGAGGGCAGGTTGTTTCCCCAtggggcttacaatctaaaaacatCCACAAGCGGGAACAAAaagaggaatggaatggaaatggtACCAGGATAAATGGGGAAGAGTTACTTCAGTTGCCCATGCTTTGGCTTAGTTACAGTAGGACAGCCttcgtcaacctggtgccctccagttgttttgaactacatccctggggctgatggtaggTGTAGACCAAATCACCTTGAGGGCATCAGGCTAGCAGAGGCTGCAGTAGGAAGTGGGTCTAGGGGGTTGTGCATCACAATCCCAATTTCCTTGATTTGAGCACTTGCTTAGTGGTGCACAATTCTAGGGCGGTGgtacaaaaaaaaagtgtctgTGAGTTTATGGAGGGAGAGGGTATCCTGCACTGAGGGAGCAGGATCCCTCCAAGCCGTTTCCTAagatttttgcaaaaatgtgtccgCACAGGCTTTTCATGGCAGACTTTTCATGCAGAAATGTCACTTgtgataaggggggggggacctgtgagAGGTCAGTGCTTGGTCTCTTCACATGCCTATGTTGAAACTGACTCTGATTCCTCTTGTAGTTCTGCCAGCTGGGAAACTTCTCAATTCATATTGCTCTACGGAACCTGCGCCCTGCTGGTGAGTACAGGGGAGCCTTGTGGAGTGCCTCCCTACCAGTAGCTACTATAGGTGCATGGCAAGGACCTACTCTGGGTCTGTCTTAAGGCTGTTCGGCTGAAGGGACATGTACCATAAGGTACTGGCAGCCCAGAGCTGGTGAAACCCTGTGCAATTGCTCTTCAACAAAGGGAAAGCATTGCTGAGATTTGAACAGTCCTGAAAACACTATGAACAGTGAACTTAGGGCCTGTGTAAATGTGCATGATTCATTTTTCCAACATTGGTGGGTTTTGCAGAGTCTACGCTGTGTTTTGAATAACCTTTGAGAAAAGAGTTGAGCAGGAGAGCAGAAGGACACTGAGTTGAAGAGGTTAGGATAGATGCagatggggtggaggagagacaaaagaaaatacttcgcACAGTGCATAGGCTATGCAATTGGCTCCCACAAGAGACTTAGATGCCTTTAGAagaggagtagacaaattcatggagggcagggTTATCGGTGGCTACTAACCCtgtaggaacaggatgctggactagatgggtcactgacTTGATCCCATAGGGCTTTCCTTATGTTCCAGAGAGAGTGCACGTGTGCAAGTGTATATGCATGCATGAGATTGAAAGGAGGAgaggacagtggtacctctggttacgaacttaatttgtaccggaggtccgttcttaacctgaaaccgttcttaacctgaggtaccactttagccaatgaggcctcccgctgccgccagcacgtgatttctgttctcatcctgaggtaaagttcttaacccgaggtactacttttgTGTTAGTGGAGTCTGtgacccgaagtaccactgtactctcctctcctcctcctctcaatcTCATTCATGCATGCATACACTTgcacacatgctctctctcttttttttgctgggGTTGTGGAGGCCACATATGTCTTTATGTAGCATTGATACTTTTTGGTATTCTGGATTCTATGTGTCTAggcatacacacatatacacgtAGTCCAACTGGGTTTTTGCTGCAGAAGTTCTTAAGACCAGAAACACCTTGACAGATCTTGTTAGTGACCATATTTTTGTAAGCTTATTCTGTGGGCTTCAGACAGAACATAATGTCTGAGAGAGGTGCCACATGAGGTTTATTTACATGCTGCTTGCCATAGGTGGGCTGTGCCAAAGCAGTCCTCAATTAAGTTGTACTGTAGTAGCTTGGTGTCCCTGGCTCAACTCTCTGTCTGGTGAAATGCATAGTTGGATGATCAGGACCCCATGCAGTGGTGTCTGCAGATGCCTCAAGCTATGATAAAGCTGAGGATGGTGGCAGTGGCATTTTTTCCTGGAGCCGCATGTGAGGAGGAAGCAGAATGTTCTTGCTGTGCAAGCTGGTTCCACCAAAAAGCTCCCTGCTATACTAGAGACAAAGTGCCTTTAAGTACAGAAAATAGTACcatttgggttagactcagcctgacccctgtgtttttctccctcatggcttggatttatggcctacttgaaatgaggctgcactttaaattttaatactgtattttaatctgtattttaactaattgtttttatgttttattgtggttctgttggtgtcagccacttatggcctacttgaaatgaggctgcactttaaattttaatactgtattttaatctgtattttaattaattgtttttatgttttgttgtggttctgttggtgtcagccgccctgagcccggtttttgaccggggagggcggggtataaataaaaatttattattattattattattaaaagggtgTGTTTGTATATTGCTATCTTTATGAAATGAATCAAACTCTTAATTCTCCCCCTAGGTTCTAAAGCCAGGAAGATCCCATTTCCTACCAAGAACCCCTTCACATGGCTTTTCTTGCTTGTCTCCTGCCCTAATTACACCTACGAGGTGAGAACAGGATAGAACACCACAGCAAATTAGAGGGTCTTGAATCCGGAAGGTCCCTCATGTATCTTGTTCAGAACATGTTTTCACATGTATGGGCCTTTTCTGAAGtgtctccccatttgtggaatgctctccccagtgaggttcggctagcaccttcattatacacctttaggcggcAGGTGGAAACATTCTTCATGCAGGTGGAAACATTCTTCATCCAggccaggcatgcccaacctttggccctccagatgttttggactacaatttccaccatccctgaccactggtcctgttagctagggatcatgggagttgtaggccaaaacatctggagggccgcaggttgggcatgctgatccaggcctttggctgattaacattctataccagtgctttttttctggggggaaaggtgggggaacTCAACatgaaatttgtttgtttattgtgggCCCAGTCACAGTACCACACCCCCACAAGCCAAAAGgctactgggttgttgttttttaatttaggtTGTTGTGAAGGGTCAGTTGCGCTGAAGGGTCTTACTCACCTTGCCTGCTACAATCCTGAGCTGGTGTTCTTCTCTTCCAGGTGGGATCCTGGATTGGCTTTGCCATTATGACTCAGTGCCTTCCAGGTAAGTCCTAGCCTGCTCTGAAGAAAGATGTCTTAAATAATGGTTTGCAGGGGATAACAGTAGGGTTATAAATCAGGGTGGGTTGGTTGCCTGCAAGCCTCCCtccagttctttttctttttttttaatttttaaaatgtcaacttTATTAAAgttcatattaaaatacagtttctTTAAATTCATACAtacttaaacaaaatataaaggtaaaggtaaagggacccctgaccattaggtccagtcgtgaccgactctggggttgcgcgctcatctcgcattattggccgagggagccggcgtatagctcccaggtcatgtggccagcatgacaaagccgcttctggcaaaccagagcagcacatggaaacgccgtttaccttcccgctgtagcggttcctatttatctacttgcactttgatgtgctttcgaactgctaggttggcaggagctgggaccaagcaacgggagctcaccccgtcacagggattcgaaccgccgaccttctgatcagcaagccctaggctcagtggtttagcccacagtgccacctgggtccctaaacaaaatatagatataaataatgAAGAAATAGTACAAAATCATAGAAAATCATAAATGATAAAGGTAATAATACCAAAAAAACTTATAATAAGGTGATAGTAAAGATATAACATATAAAGATTAGCCTCACCCCACCTCATCCTTAGATTAAGTtcatccaaaaataaaaattcataatCATGGTAGAGTCGGGTGAACccgaaaagagagaggaaaaaggacGAAAAAGGCAAAAAACAGATGGCCAAAAGTGAGGGGAaagggcagggagaggaaaaaagaaagaaaaagaaaaaaaagagagagaaagaaaaagatccaatattaaaaaaagtaatttataaaaaaaaaaaattccaggtaAGTCCTAGCCTGCTCTGAAGGAAGATGTCTTAAATAATGGTTTGCAGGGGATAACAGTAGGGTTATAAATCAGGGTGGGTTGGTTGCCTGCAAGCCTCCCTCCAGTTCTTGATCAGGGATGTGgaaatgtttttggactcccatcagccccagcagtcTTGGATGATGCAtgctgtgacccttcagatgttgcaggcCTGCATGGTCCCATATCTGTTCTAGATAATGTAGCCCAAGACAGGTATTGCTGTCTCAAAAATCCTAGATTGTTGTAGAGTGGCTTGAAAGTCCAGCTTGAATGTACCCATGGGGCATGTTTTTTGCCTGTAGTTTCCCATCTGCTTGAGTAGTTACACTAATGTGTGTTTACAGGCGTTTGAGGCATGGAAATTATAGAGATCTGTGTAGATGCCTAATGACATGCAACTTTCTCTTCCTTGTCAATAGTGGCTCTGTTTTCCTTGGTTGGATTCATCCAAATGACGATCTGGGCAAAGGGGAAACACCGAAGTTACCTGAAGGAGTTCCGGGATTATCCGCCACTGCGTTCCCCCATTGTCCCTTTCCTGCTTTGAGCTGGAAGCAACTGCCTTCTTTTGTCTGGGCCGatagttctgtttttgttttttaccttgTGAGCGCGTGTTATTGGAGTCTAAAATGAGATTTTCTCTTGCTGTCTACTGTAATCTGAGGGAATCTGTAGGGATTTCCTTCCTTTTGTAATTTACTGCCCCTCCCTACAGAATCTTTGACCATATCCCATTCCAAAGCCTTTCTGAGGCTGGGAGCAGCCTTCCCTACAAAGCGCCCATTAAGTCAAAAGCTACAGCGAAGGGAACAACCCAGTTTTAAAGAGAACGAAGCAGTGACTGAGCCCTAAGTCTGCAGGAGCAGGTGCTGAAAACTAAATCTAGGCAGATGGAGCCTGGCCTAAACTGAATACTTTTTGCTCCACATAGTGCTTAGGAGAGGTCTCCTCAGCTCTATGGTTCATCAATATAATTTAGGAGTTAAGTCTCCTAGTTCAGCTTTGTGCATTCTCCTTGACTAAGTGAGCCCTCAAGTGCCAAATACTGGCATAGCATAAATCTTCTGGGCTTTTTCTGGGATGCTTCCCCATTCTAAAAGCTAGTAGTACCATTCTGAAGGGCATGAGACTGATGCAGGTGAGGCTGTCTTCATCTCTTACACACCCTCTTGCTCAAAAAATAAGTGCCGGTTCCTAGAGGCTGATAAGTATTCTCTGAGCAGCCAAATTAAGTGTGTTCTTCTCTTCCAATGCAGAGAGGATTATGTTAATTCTAGACACACGGCAGGTAGCAAGGTGCTGTGGGGAAGTGTTTGCAGAAAGTGCTGCTATAGAAGGTGTGACTGGGGAGCAGCTGTAGCACTTTAGTACCATCTACAGTGCAAGCCAGCACCTCCTTCCTCACCCAATATGCTAAGCATGAACTGTTTGGGATGGTAGGTTTTACCTTGTACAGCTGGCAGAGCCTTGAGATGAGGGTATGAAAAACAAGGCTGTTACATTATCTTGTTCTCAGTCATGCTACAATTTTCCCCTGGACTTTAGGCCCACTCCTGTTTGTTTTGTGTAAGTGGTATCAGAGCTGCTTTTGGAACCTTCTGCAAGGGAAAACTATACCTACAGCTGCACTGAAGTTATTTGGGGACGGGAAATACTTTAATACCTTGTAGCTATTTGTAGTCcctaaagaaggaaggaaaggcttGTAAtctttctttgggggaaattcaATGTTACAGAAATTTTGACAGCCTCCCTGAGAGGAACTTACTTCTCCTTTCCTGTTTAGTCTTAATGTCACTAAGTTTGCAATTCTACGTACACTTAtttggaagcaagccccattcaactcagtggaacttacttccaagtaaacatgcctaggatcaGGTTGAAAGTTTGCAATAGTCTTAGTTTATGCTGCATGTGAGCAGTGAGATCCTGGAAACCTGCTAGGCTCCATGGCAGCTGTTAAAATGAGCCATTGACTTGTTATGGTCTGTTTCATATGGAACTATCTTCCTTCTTGGATTTACACAAATAAAACTAATCCATCCCCTGGACTGTAGTAGGTGTTTCTTTGTAGAGTTCCATGGAATTGAATGCAAAAGGAATGGAACCTTGAGTCACCCACAGGAGGGTTGTGTGCAAGGCAGCCTAGCAAAAAGGAAGAACAGAGCTTCAAATCATATTGGATTATCCTGCCCCCAAAGGAGACAAGATGTTTAAAATCAGAAGCCAACCTTGAAATGGCAACTGCACTCCTACAACTTGATAAAATTCAATATAGGCCAAAGGGCTGGAATTATAAATTAACCAAAGGAATTTCTAGAAAGTGTATTCACTACTTGAGCATCGCATTTAGTTCAATAGTCAGTTGGCTTGCTGGGtcagaaaaaaaatcagcaatgTGATTTTGGAAGCTCACAAGCATATTGATCACCCCTGCTTTCTTGCCTCTAGCATCTGTTAACAGGTGCCGTTTCAGCAACTGGGGCCAGCCAGTGTTCCTGGATCGTCCATGAACATAtctaatccttaaaaaaaaaaaggtttatcaGGCCACACACaaacagtacagtatatacagtggtacctcgggttacagacgctttaggttacagactccgctaacccagaaatagtacctcaggttaagaactttgcatcaggatgagaacagatatTGCGCGGTAGCAGCgtgaggcctcattagctaaagtggtacctcaggttacgaatagtttcaggttaagaacggacctccagaacaaattaagttcttaacccgaggtaccactgtagttttatttAGTATTACTTTACTAAACATTAAACACTATTTGAGATTAAGGTGAAAATATGCAAGTATTTTCTCAAATTGGGGCAAAGTTCATTTTGTCTAAGGACACTAGAAACATAGGATTTTGTGGGAGAAATAAGTTTCTACTCTGTAAATTCTTAGCTACTTGGAAAAGAGAGTTGTATTTTGAAAGCTTATTACAATTTAGAGCTCCCAAAGTGTTGTTtccgcaacaacaacaaagttgagAACTTGTTCACAATTCTGTTTGCTAAATCTACACTAAGATACCAGAGGGCAATGTATATTATAGTGTAGATTCCTACATTAAGCAGGTGGCATTGGAAGTGTGGCTTTTGGGGCAGTcatctttctcatttccccagccagGGTGAGGGTCATAAGCTGCAGTTATAGGATGCCTGTGGTCCTACAGAAGTTTGTTCGATAACAGATAGGAATTACTGGAGTCTAGCCACATTTGGAGGATTAGATTTCCCACCTGTACTTCAGCTGAGCCAGAGGAAACTCTATCCACATTTCAACCAGAACATAATATAGCCTGAACCTTAACTTTGTGTCTGCAAAGTtgtggtgcaactggacttctccgcgactcttcccctctgcagggaggtgggaccgattcggatggtccgcccccgccacctacccgccacctaatggatccaaatggtttccagagag
Above is a window of Zootoca vivipara chromosome 2, rZooViv1.1, whole genome shotgun sequence DNA encoding:
- the TECR gene encoding very-long-chain enoyl-CoA reductase isoform X2, producing MKYYEVEILDAKTREKLCFLDKVEPNATVIEIKNLFTKSHPQWYPARQSLRLDPKGKSLKDEDILQNLPVGTTATLYFRDLGAQISWVTVFLTEYAGPLLIYLLFYFRVPFIYGHKYDFTSSKYSVVHLACICHSFHYVKRLLETLFVHRFSHGTMPLRNIFKNCTYYWGFAAWMAYYINHPLYTPPAYGHEQVKLALIIFLFCQLGNFSIHIALRNLRPAGSKARKIPFPTKNPFTWLFLLVSCPNYTYEVGSWIGFAIMTQCLPVALFSLVGFIQMTIWAKGKHRSYLKEFRDYPPLRSPIVPFLL
- the TECR gene encoding very-long-chain enoyl-CoA reductase isoform X1, whose product is MDGTLVLVEGGPPLQRSFNDIGAKLHKKSKRGVLFFEVEILDAKTREKLCFLDKVEPNATVIEIKNLFTKSHPQWYPARQSLRLDPKGKSLKDEDILQNLPVGTTATLYFRDLGAQISWVTVFLTEYAGPLLIYLLFYFRVPFIYGHKYDFTSSKYSVVHLACICHSFHYVKRLLETLFVHRFSHGTMPLRNIFKNCTYYWGFAAWMAYYINHPLYTPPAYGHEQVKLALIIFLFCQLGNFSIHIALRNLRPAGSKARKIPFPTKNPFTWLFLLVSCPNYTYEVGSWIGFAIMTQCLPVALFSLVGFIQMTIWAKGKHRSYLKEFRDYPPLRSPIVPFLL